From the Rhodoferax mekongensis genome, one window contains:
- a CDS encoding DUF1178 family protein has product MKVLDLQCSAGHSFEGWFGSEQDFLSQLQRALVQCPLCGDASVQKKLSAPRLNLSGAKPPLEPTTSNVPASDTVAAGAPPALNPELQNALHQAWVHMAKQVLANTEDVGDRFADEARRIHYGEVEERGIRGKTTPTEARELMEEGIDLVALPIPEHLKKPLQ; this is encoded by the coding sequence ATGAAAGTGTTGGACTTGCAGTGTTCCGCCGGACACTCCTTTGAAGGGTGGTTCGGCTCGGAGCAAGATTTTCTCTCGCAATTGCAGCGCGCACTGGTTCAGTGTCCGCTGTGTGGGGATGCTTCGGTTCAAAAAAAACTCAGTGCTCCGAGGTTGAATCTATCGGGTGCCAAACCTCCGCTGGAGCCAACAACATCGAATGTTCCGGCTTCGGATACGGTCGCAGCCGGCGCCCCCCCGGCCCTGAATCCGGAGTTGCAAAATGCGTTGCATCAAGCATGGGTTCATATGGCCAAGCAGGTGCTGGCCAATACCGAGGATGTGGGCGACCGGTTCGCCGATGAAGCCCGGCGCATCCATTACGGTGAGGTCGAAGAGCGCGGCATTCGCGGCAAGACAACGCCCACCGAAGCGCGTGAATTGATGGAGGAGGGCATCGATCTGGTGGCCCTCCCCATTCCTGAACACCTCAAAAAGCCGCTGCAGTAA
- a CDS encoding NUDIX hydrolase: MTDVSGISHLLETQVSSEDMVRGSFLHARRDIVSLPDGNHATREYVVHPGAVMVVPLLEIPGQDLRVVLERQYRYPVQRVMIEFPAGKLDAGESTAHCAQRELFEETGYRASEWSKAGVIHPVIAYSTEFIEVWFAKGLVAGERKLDKGEFLDVFTATANELIAWCLDGRVTDTKTVAAALWLQGYQAGTWKPVWSSSTAN, from the coding sequence ATGACTGATGTCAGTGGGATTTCCCACCTGCTGGAAACTCAGGTATCAAGTGAAGATATGGTCCGGGGCAGCTTCTTGCATGCTCGGCGTGACATAGTTTCCTTGCCAGATGGGAACCACGCTACTCGTGAGTATGTGGTGCATCCTGGGGCTGTCATGGTCGTCCCATTGCTCGAGATTCCAGGACAAGATTTGCGCGTAGTGCTGGAGCGCCAGTATCGATACCCCGTGCAACGGGTCATGATTGAGTTTCCTGCGGGTAAATTGGATGCCGGTGAGAGTACAGCCCACTGTGCACAGCGGGAGCTTTTTGAAGAAACCGGCTATCGAGCTTCAGAGTGGTCCAAGGCAGGAGTTATTCACCCCGTCATCGCTTATTCGACCGAATTCATTGAAGTTTGGTTTGCCAAAGGACTTGTTGCCGGCGAGCGCAAATTGGACAAAGGCGAGTTTTTGGATGTCTTTACAGCAACCGCAAACGAATTAATCGCATGGTGTCTGGATGGCAGGGTGACGGATACCAAGACAGTAGCCGCTGCCCTATGGCTTCAGGGTTATCAAGCGGGAACTTGGAAGCCGGTTTGGTCGTCATCCACCGCAAACTAG
- a CDS encoding DUF2818 family protein, which produces MGNSPYVLVLLSAGLIAANLPFATSRFFGFFGSASKSLALRLVELVVLYFLVGGLGLLLEKNAGQIAPQGWEFYAITATLFLTFSFPGFVYRYLLKHHD; this is translated from the coding sequence ATGGGTAATTCGCCGTACGTCCTGGTCCTGTTGTCGGCCGGGCTGATCGCGGCGAATTTGCCGTTCGCGACCTCCCGCTTTTTCGGCTTCTTTGGTTCAGCTTCCAAGTCGCTCGCTCTGCGTTTGGTCGAATTGGTGGTCCTCTATTTTTTGGTCGGTGGTTTGGGGCTGCTTCTGGAAAAGAATGCCGGTCAGATTGCTCCCCAAGGCTGGGAGTTTTATGCCATCACCGCGACGCTTTTCCTTACTTTCTCGTTTCCGGGATTTGTTTATCGTTACCTCCTCAAGCACCATGACTGA
- the nuoN gene encoding NADH-quinone oxidoreductase subunit NuoN yields MIDTISWITVYPEIVLMVMACAILLIDLGVKTPLRNLTYVLTMLTLAVVAALEAHLAMAGQTYYGFGNMVVSDAMGNWLKCFAAIAVMVSLVYGRPYAGHRDMLRGGELFTLNMLSLLGMFIMISSNNLLLTYMGLELLTLSSYALVALRRDHVAATEAAMKYFVLGAMASGFLLYGMSMLYGATGTLDITQLFKSISSGQIRPDVLVFGLVFIVAGLAFKLGVVPFHMWIPDVYQGAPTAVTLMIGGAPKLAAFAICIRLLVEGMRPLAGDWQQMLMVLSVGSLLIGNLAAIAQTNLKRMLAFSTISQMGFVLLGLMSGVVNGDAVTFAANAYSSSMFYVITYVLTTLATFGVILLLSREGFESEEISDFAGLNQRSPLYAAVMAICAFSLAGIPPMVGFYAKLSVLQALVVSGQPLYVGMAVFAVLMSLVGAFYYLRLVKVMYFDEPITATTVNAPADVRVVLSINGALVLVLGLAPGSLMALCASSVRQMLGM; encoded by the coding sequence ATGATTGACACAATCAGTTGGATCACGGTGTATCCAGAGATCGTTTTGATGGTGATGGCGTGCGCCATCCTGTTGATCGATCTGGGAGTAAAGACGCCCCTGCGCAACCTCACCTATGTCCTGACCATGTTGACGCTGGCGGTGGTTGCCGCCTTGGAAGCTCACTTGGCGATGGCCGGACAGACCTACTATGGTTTTGGAAACATGGTCGTGAGCGATGCAATGGGCAATTGGCTGAAGTGCTTCGCAGCGATTGCCGTCATGGTGTCTCTGGTGTACGGGCGTCCTTACGCAGGCCATCGCGACATGCTTCGTGGCGGCGAATTGTTCACACTGAACATGCTATCTCTGCTCGGCATGTTCATCATGATTTCGTCTAACAATCTGTTGTTGACGTACATGGGTTTGGAGTTGTTGACTTTGTCCAGCTATGCATTGGTTGCCTTACGTCGGGACCATGTGGCGGCCACTGAAGCGGCGATGAAATACTTTGTTCTGGGTGCCATGGCTTCCGGTTTTCTGCTGTACGGCATGTCCATGTTGTATGGTGCCACCGGCACGCTGGATATCACACAGTTGTTCAAGTCCATCTCCAGTGGGCAGATCCGTCCGGATGTTTTGGTTTTCGGTTTGGTGTTCATCGTTGCCGGTCTCGCGTTCAAGTTGGGTGTAGTGCCATTCCACATGTGGATTCCCGACGTTTATCAGGGGGCGCCTACGGCAGTCACCTTGATGATCGGTGGTGCACCCAAACTAGCCGCTTTTGCTATCTGCATCCGTTTGTTGGTGGAAGGCATGCGTCCATTGGCTGGCGACTGGCAGCAGATGTTGATGGTTCTGTCGGTAGGCTCCTTGTTGATCGGCAACTTGGCTGCCATTGCCCAGACCAACCTGAAACGCATGTTGGCGTTTTCCACGATTTCCCAAATGGGTTTCGTATTGTTGGGTTTGATGTCCGGCGTAGTGAACGGTGATGCAGTGACCTTTGCCGCCAACGCCTACAGCTCTTCGATGTTTTATGTCATCACTTATGTGCTGACTACGCTGGCTACTTTTGGTGTCATCCTGCTCTTGTCCCGTGAAGGTTTCGAAAGCGAAGAAATTTCTGACTTTGCAGGCTTGAATCAGCGTAGCCCGCTGTATGCCGCCGTCATGGCGATTTGCGCATTCTCTCTGGCAGGTATTCCTCCGATGGTCGGGTTCTATGCCAAGCTCTCAGTGTTGCAAGCCTTGGTGGTTTCCGGTCAGCCACTTTATGTGGGAATGGCGGTCTTTGCAGTCTTGATGTCGCTAGTGGGTGCTTTCTACTACCTGCGTTTGGTCAAGGTCATGTATTTCGATGAGCCGATTACCGCGACAACGGTTAACGCGCCCGCTGACGTGCGCGTAGTGCTCTCCATCAATGGTGCATTGGTCCTGGTTCTCGGATTGGCCCCTGGCAGCCTGATGGCCCTGTGTGCATCATCGGTGCGGCAAATGCTGGGCATGTGA
- a CDS encoding NADH-quinone oxidoreductase subunit M, translating to MGLLSLSIWVPIAFGVLLLALGRDEQANAVRWVALIGAVVSLLLTLPLYGQFDNSTAAMQFVENVPWIERFNVNYHLGLDGISFWFVPLTAFITVIVVIAAWEVITHRVNQYMGAFLILSGLMIGVFSALDGMLFYVFFEATLIPMYLIIGIWGGPNKIYAAFKFFLYTLLGSLLMLIALIFLYTQSGGSFDLTKWHALPLGQTAQTLLFFAFFAAFAVKVPMWPVHTWLPDVHVEAPTGGSAVLAAIMLKLGAYGFLRFSMPIAPDAAHAYGGFMVALSLIAVVYVGLVAMVQQDMKKLVAYSSVAHMGFVTLGFFIFNDLGVSGGLVQMIAHGFVSGAMFLSIGVLYDRVHSREIASYGGVVNTMPKFAAFALLFAMANCGLPGTAGFVGEWMVILGAVKFNFWIGFAAASALIFGAAYTLWMFKRVYLGPVTNDDVKELTDINAREFLMLGLLAIAVLVMGLYPKPFTDVMDVSVAELLKHVAISKLN from the coding sequence ATGGGTTTGTTGAGCCTTTCTATTTGGGTGCCGATTGCCTTTGGTGTCTTGCTGCTTGCGCTCGGGCGTGATGAGCAGGCCAATGCAGTGCGATGGGTGGCGTTGATCGGTGCTGTTGTGAGCTTGTTGTTGACCCTGCCTTTGTACGGACAGTTCGACAACAGCACAGCTGCCATGCAGTTTGTCGAAAACGTTCCTTGGATTGAACGTTTCAATGTCAATTACCACCTCGGGTTGGATGGCATTTCGTTCTGGTTTGTGCCCTTGACCGCATTCATCACGGTGATCGTCGTGATTGCCGCATGGGAAGTGATTACCCACCGCGTCAATCAATACATGGGCGCGTTCCTCATATTGAGTGGGCTCATGATCGGTGTGTTTTCCGCGTTGGACGGCATGCTGTTTTATGTGTTCTTTGAGGCAACCTTGATCCCGATGTACCTGATCATCGGTATCTGGGGTGGTCCCAACAAGATCTATGCAGCGTTCAAGTTTTTCTTGTACACGCTTCTGGGTTCATTGTTGATGCTGATTGCGTTGATTTTCCTGTACACCCAGTCCGGCGGTAGTTTTGATCTGACGAAGTGGCATGCGCTGCCCTTGGGGCAGACGGCCCAAACGTTGCTGTTCTTTGCATTTTTTGCGGCCTTCGCAGTGAAGGTCCCCATGTGGCCCGTCCACACTTGGCTGCCTGACGTGCACGTGGAAGCTCCTACGGGAGGCTCTGCAGTGCTAGCGGCGATCATGTTGAAGCTTGGCGCCTACGGTTTCTTGCGTTTTTCAATGCCTATCGCTCCTGATGCTGCGCATGCCTATGGCGGCTTCATGGTGGCGCTGTCGTTGATTGCCGTCGTGTATGTGGGCCTGGTCGCGATGGTGCAACAGGACATGAAAAAGCTTGTAGCCTATTCGTCAGTTGCGCACATGGGTTTCGTGACTCTCGGCTTTTTCATCTTCAATGACTTGGGCGTTTCAGGCGGATTGGTGCAGATGATTGCGCACGGTTTTGTGTCCGGCGCCATGTTCTTGTCTATTGGTGTGTTGTACGACCGTGTTCACTCCCGCGAAATTGCCAGCTACGGCGGTGTAGTGAACACCATGCCCAAGTTTGCAGCTTTTGCTTTGCTGTTTGCCATGGCGAACTGCGGCTTGCCGGGAACTGCAGGTTTCGTCGGTGAGTGGATGGTCATTCTGGGTGCAGTCAAGTTCAATTTCTGGATTGGTTTTGCGGCAGCCAGTGCCCTTATTTTCGGTGCGGCATACACGCTTTGGATGTTCAAACGCGTGTACCTGGGCCCTGTGACCAACGATGATGTCAAAGAACTCACAGACATCAACGCCCGTGAATTTCTGATGCTCGGCTTGCTGGCGATTGCGGTGCTCGTCATGGGCTTGTATCCCAAGCCCTTCACGGATGTGATGGACGTGTCGGTGGCAGAACTGCTGAAGCATGTTGCCATTTCCAAATTGAACTGA
- the nuoL gene encoding NADH-quinone oxidoreductase subunit L: protein MSQTLSASTLLAVPLAPLAGAVLAGVFGTKFGGNWIGRKLSHSLTILGVFVAFVLSVMTLMSVVNDGARFNETIYTWMVVGGLKMEIGFLIDSLTAMMMCVVTFVSLMVHLYTVGYMEEDEGYNRFFAYISLFTFSMLMLVMSNNLLQLFFGWEAVGLVSYLLIGFWFNKPTAIFANMKAFLVNRVGDFGFILGIGLIGAYTGSLNYSEVFAKSADLSALVFPGTDWMLVTVICICLFIGAMGKSAQFPLHVWLPDSMEGPTPISALIHAATMVTAGIFMVSRMSPLFELSDTALNFILVIGSITALFMGFLGIIQNDIKRVVAYSTLSQLGYMTVALGVSAYSVAVFHLMTHAFFKALLFLGAGSVIMGVHHNQDIRWMGGLRKYMPVTWITSLLGSLALIGTPFFSGFYSKDSIIEAVHASHLPGAGFANFAVLAGVFVTAFYSFRMYFLVFHGKERFDQNPDAHHDDHHGHDHHHDAKPHESPWVVWVPLVLLAIPSVLIGYFTIEPMLHGDFFKGVIFVNHELHPAMEELSAEFHGAAAMAMHSLTTLPLWLAIAGVVTSYVFYMMFPAIPAAIKRAVQPVYTLLENKYYLDWINENILARGARLLGTGLWKVGDQALIDGAVVNGSWKLVGLFSGVVRKAQSGYLYHYALIMIIGVFVLMTYFVWLK from the coding sequence ATGAGCCAGACCCTTTCTGCTTCCACATTGCTGGCGGTGCCTCTTGCACCGTTGGCAGGTGCGGTTCTCGCCGGTGTGTTCGGTACTAAATTTGGTGGTAATTGGATTGGCCGCAAGCTCAGTCACAGCCTCACCATTCTGGGTGTTTTCGTTGCATTCGTCTTGTCTGTCATGACCTTGATGTCTGTGGTGAACGACGGTGCACGTTTTAACGAAACGATCTATACGTGGATGGTCGTCGGCGGTTTGAAGATGGAGATCGGCTTCCTGATCGACTCCTTGACTGCCATGATGATGTGTGTGGTTACCTTCGTTTCGCTGATGGTGCACCTCTACACCGTCGGTTACATGGAGGAGGATGAGGGATACAACCGCTTCTTTGCCTACATTTCCCTGTTCACTTTCTCCATGTTGATGCTCGTCATGAGCAACAACCTGTTGCAGTTGTTTTTCGGTTGGGAAGCAGTGGGCCTGGTGTCTTATTTGTTGATCGGATTCTGGTTCAACAAGCCGACAGCCATCTTTGCCAACATGAAGGCCTTCCTGGTCAACCGGGTAGGCGACTTTGGCTTCATTCTTGGCATTGGTTTGATTGGTGCCTATACCGGTAGCCTCAATTACTCTGAGGTATTCGCAAAATCAGCTGATCTGTCAGCGCTGGTGTTTCCGGGTACCGATTGGATGTTGGTCACGGTGATTTGCATCTGCCTTTTCATTGGGGCCATGGGTAAATCTGCGCAGTTTCCACTGCATGTGTGGTTGCCTGACTCCATGGAGGGTCCCACACCCATTTCTGCGTTGATTCACGCGGCAACCATGGTGACCGCCGGCATCTTTATGGTGTCCCGCATGTCTCCTTTGTTCGAGCTAAGCGATACGGCCCTCAACTTTATCTTGGTGATCGGATCCATCACTGCGCTTTTCATGGGTTTCCTCGGGATCATCCAAAACGATATCAAGCGTGTGGTGGCCTATTCCACGCTTTCCCAGCTCGGGTACATGACGGTTGCCCTTGGCGTCTCGGCCTACTCGGTTGCCGTATTCCATTTGATGACCCACGCGTTCTTCAAGGCGTTACTATTTTTGGGTGCGGGTTCTGTGATCATGGGCGTCCACCACAATCAGGACATTCGTTGGATGGGTGGTCTGCGTAAATACATGCCTGTGACTTGGATCACTTCCTTGCTGGGATCGCTGGCCTTGATTGGTACGCCTTTCTTCTCGGGCTTCTACTCCAAGGACAGCATCATTGAGGCTGTCCATGCAAGTCACTTGCCAGGAGCTGGATTTGCGAATTTCGCTGTCCTCGCCGGTGTGTTCGTGACAGCGTTCTATTCCTTCCGGATGTATTTCTTGGTGTTTCATGGCAAGGAAAGATTCGACCAGAACCCCGACGCGCACCATGATGACCATCACGGCCATGATCATCACCATGACGCGAAGCCACATGAATCTCCTTGGGTGGTGTGGGTACCTCTTGTGCTACTGGCGATTCCGTCAGTCTTGATTGGTTATTTCACGATTGAGCCCATGTTGCATGGGGACTTCTTCAAGGGTGTGATTTTTGTTAACCACGAGCTGCATCCTGCAATGGAAGAATTGTCCGCCGAGTTCCATGGAGCCGCAGCGATGGCGATGCACTCGCTCACAACCCTGCCACTGTGGTTGGCGATTGCCGGTGTGGTGACGTCGTATGTTTTTTACATGATGTTTCCAGCCATACCTGCGGCCATCAAGCGTGCGGTCCAGCCGGTCTACACCCTGTTGGAGAACAAGTATTACCTCGACTGGATCAACGAAAACATTCTGGCACGTGGTGCGCGCTTGCTCGGTACCGGGCTTTGGAAGGTTGGTGACCAGGCGTTGATTGACGGTGCTGTTGTCAATGGTTCCTGGAAGCTGGTGGGGCTCTTTTCCGGTGTAGTGCGCAAGGCTCAGTCCGGATATCTGTACCACTACGCGCTGATCATGATTATCGGCGTGTTTGTGTTGATGACATATTTCGTCTGGCTCAAGTAG
- the nuoK gene encoding NADH-quinone oxidoreductase subunit NuoK, translating to MILTLGHFLSLGAMLFALSVVGIFLNRRNLIVLLMAIELMLLAVNTNFVAFSHYLHDMHGQIFVFFILTVAAAESAIGLAILVLLFRNKSSISVDELNTLKG from the coding sequence ATGATCTTGACCCTTGGACATTTTCTTTCGTTGGGCGCGATGCTGTTCGCGCTGTCCGTGGTCGGAATTTTTCTGAATCGGCGGAACCTGATCGTGTTGCTGATGGCAATCGAACTGATGTTGTTGGCTGTCAATACCAACTTTGTGGCTTTCTCTCACTACCTGCATGACATGCACGGTCAGATTTTTGTTTTCTTCATCTTGACCGTTGCTGCTGCTGAGTCTGCCATCGGACTTGCGATTTTGGTCTTGTTGTTTCGTAACAAGTCCAGTATCAGCGTGGATGAGCTCAATACCTTGAAGGGCTAA
- a CDS encoding NADH-quinone oxidoreductase subunit J → MNVTTGLFYVFSAVLLFAAFRVITARNPVHAALYLVLTFFQAAMIWMLLKAEFLSITLVLVYVGAVMVLFLFVVMMMDINVENLRVGFWKHFPLAAIVGVVIALEMAAVLMGGFRVVDDPNAVAAAAEANNAKELGKLLFTQYLVQLEVAAAILLVAMIAAIALTLRARKDSKYVSPGDQVRVRSADRMTVVKMDATQAAVAPVAEVSEPKA, encoded by the coding sequence ATGAACGTAACGACTGGACTTTTTTACGTCTTTTCTGCGGTGTTGCTATTCGCCGCGTTCCGCGTAATTACAGCGCGGAATCCGGTGCATGCAGCCCTGTATCTGGTCCTGACCTTTTTCCAAGCCGCCATGATCTGGATGCTGTTGAAGGCCGAGTTCCTGTCCATCACGCTGGTGCTGGTATACGTGGGTGCTGTCATGGTGTTGTTCCTGTTCGTCGTGATGATGATGGATATCAACGTTGAGAACCTGCGCGTCGGCTTCTGGAAGCATTTCCCTCTGGCTGCCATCGTCGGTGTAGTGATCGCACTGGAAATGGCCGCAGTCTTGATGGGCGGATTCCGCGTCGTCGATGATCCCAATGCTGTAGCGGCCGCTGCCGAAGCGAACAATGCCAAGGAACTGGGCAAGTTGCTTTTCACGCAATATCTGGTGCAGCTTGAGGTGGCAGCTGCCATTTTGTTGGTAGCGATGATTGCTGCGATCGCTTTGACATTGCGTGCGCGCAAGGACAGCAAATACGTCTCCCCTGGCGATCAGGTCCGTGTTCGTTCTGCAGACCGTATGACCGTCGTCAAAATGGACGCAACCCAAGCAGCGGTTGCGCCAGTTGCTGAAGTTTCGGAGCCAAAAGCATGA
- the nuoI gene encoding NADH-quinone oxidoreductase subunit NuoI, whose translation MTATIQRSTPAFSLKDFLSSFLLLELMKGMALTGRYLFRRKVTVQFPEEKTPLSPRFRGLHALRRYENGEERCIACKLCEAVCPAMAITIESDVRDDGSRRTTRYDIDLTKCIFCGFCEESCPVDSIVETHILEYHGEKRGDLYFTKDMLLAVGDRYESEIAANKQADAKYR comes from the coding sequence ATGACCGCAACTATTCAACGTTCTACACCTGCGTTTTCTTTGAAGGATTTCCTGAGCAGCTTCCTTTTGTTGGAACTGATGAAGGGAATGGCTTTAACGGGCCGCTACTTGTTCCGTCGCAAGGTAACCGTTCAATTCCCTGAAGAGAAAACTCCTCTTTCTCCACGTTTTCGCGGATTGCACGCTTTGCGACGCTATGAAAACGGCGAAGAGCGATGCATCGCATGTAAGCTGTGTGAGGCTGTTTGTCCAGCCATGGCGATCACGATTGAATCGGATGTTCGCGATGACGGTTCCCGTCGTACAACACGGTACGACATCGACTTGACCAAGTGCATCTTCTGCGGCTTTTGTGAAGAAAGCTGTCCAGTCGACTCCATTGTGGAAACCCACATTTTGGAATACCACGGCGAGAAGCGTGGCGACTTGTACTTCACCAAGGACATGTTGCTGGCAGTCGGTGATCGCTACGAATCCGAGATTGCTGCCAACAAGCAGGCTGACGCCAAATACCGATGA
- the nuoH gene encoding NADH-quinone oxidoreductase subunit NuoH gives MIDAIYNFGLGLFAAPAWAAAIWPVIWTLIKIVVLVLPLMGAVAYLTLWERKYLGWMQVRLGPNRVGPGGLLQPIADALKLLTKEILVPTAASKGLFFIGPILTIMPALAAWAVVPFGPDVALANINAGLLFLMAITSLEVYGVVIAGWASNSKYSFLGALRASAQMVSYEIAMGFCLVIVLMVAGSMNMTEIVLGQGKGYFADKGLSFLSWNWLPLLPVFVVYFISGLAETNRHPFDVVEGEAEIVAGHMVEYSGMSFAMFYLAEYVNMWLVSILAVVMFLGGWYSPVAALDFIPGWIWLGAKTFFMVSLFIWIRATFPRFRYDQIMRLGWKVFIPVTLVWLLVVGVWMQTPFNIWN, from the coding sequence ATGATCGATGCAATCTACAACTTCGGATTGGGCTTGTTTGCGGCTCCTGCCTGGGCTGCTGCGATATGGCCGGTAATTTGGACACTCATCAAGATTGTCGTGTTGGTTTTGCCGCTGATGGGTGCCGTCGCGTATCTCACTTTGTGGGAGCGAAAATATTTGGGATGGATGCAGGTACGTCTCGGGCCGAACCGTGTGGGCCCGGGTGGTCTGTTACAACCTATTGCCGACGCCCTCAAGCTCCTGACCAAGGAAATCTTGGTGCCGACCGCTGCGAGCAAGGGGTTGTTTTTCATCGGCCCCATTCTCACTATCATGCCCGCTTTGGCTGCCTGGGCGGTGGTTCCGTTTGGTCCCGATGTGGCCCTGGCAAATATTAATGCCGGCTTACTTTTCTTGATGGCCATCACCTCGCTTGAGGTGTACGGTGTGGTAATCGCCGGGTGGGCCTCCAACTCCAAGTACTCCTTTCTGGGGGCTTTGCGCGCGTCTGCGCAAATGGTGAGCTATGAAATCGCGATGGGGTTTTGCTTGGTCATCGTGCTGATGGTCGCGGGTTCCATGAACATGACTGAAATCGTGCTGGGTCAAGGCAAAGGTTATTTCGCCGACAAAGGTCTGAGTTTCTTGTCTTGGAATTGGCTGCCTTTGCTGCCAGTGTTCGTGGTGTATTTCATTTCCGGCCTGGCCGAGACCAACCGCCACCCGTTTGACGTCGTCGAAGGTGAGGCTGAGATCGTTGCGGGACACATGGTCGAGTATTCGGGTATGTCCTTTGCCATGTTTTATTTGGCCGAGTACGTCAACATGTGGCTGGTCTCCATTTTGGCGGTGGTGATGTTCTTGGGCGGCTGGTATTCACCGGTGGCTGCCCTGGATTTCATCCCCGGATGGATCTGGTTGGGTGCCAAAACATTTTTCATGGTTAGCCTGTTCATCTGGATTCGCGCGACTTTTCCCCGATTCCGGTACGACCAAATCATGCGTCTGGGCTGGAAAGTGTTTATTCCTGTGACTCTGGTCTGGCTGCTGGTGGTTGGCGTCTGGATGCAGACACCTTTCAACATCTGGAATTGA